Proteins from a genomic interval of Nocardioidaceae bacterium:
- a CDS encoding hotdog fold thioesterase — MSDDTPRDLSTLSSALDDRMGIEVLEASAERVVATMPVEGNTQPYGLLHGGASVVLAESLGSIGSFMHAEQFGKIAVGVDINATHHRGARSGLVTGTATPAHLGRSSTSYEVVIRDDQDRRVCTARLTCALIDPPSSPPSRG; from the coding sequence ATGAGCGACGACACGCCCCGTGACCTGAGCACCCTGAGCAGCGCCCTGGACGACCGCATGGGCATCGAGGTGCTCGAGGCGAGCGCCGAGCGCGTGGTGGCGACCATGCCGGTGGAGGGCAACACCCAGCCGTACGGCCTGCTGCACGGCGGCGCCTCGGTCGTGCTCGCGGAGTCGCTGGGCTCCATCGGCTCCTTCATGCACGCCGAGCAGTTCGGGAAGATCGCGGTGGGCGTCGACATCAACGCCACACACCACCGCGGCGCACGGTCCGGGCTGGTCACCGGGACCGCGACGCCGGCCCATCTCGGCCGGTCGAGCACCAGCTACGAGGTCGTCATCCGCGACGACCAGGACCGGCGCGTGTGCACCGCCCGCCTCACCTGCGCGCTGATCGATCCCCCGAGCTCGCCGCCGTCCCGGGGCTGA
- a CDS encoding DUF554 domain-containing protein: MFPGLGTLVNIATVLLGSGLGVLAGHRMPERTRRVVTDGLGLVTLLIAGSAMVAVADPALEAAVGTAAPMLIVLFSVLLGGIAGSLLRLEERLEGLGDRLRRRLGGSDDRFTEGFVVASLVFCVGPLTVLGSLYDGLGLGADALYLKAVLDGFAAIAFAAAFGWGVAVSALSVGTVQGSLTLLGLVIGNVLSEAAIAALTATGGVLLVGVALRLLDIRRISVVDLLPAFVLAPIVSEFVAWLH, from the coding sequence GTGTTCCCCGGTCTCGGCACCCTGGTCAACATCGCGACCGTGCTGCTCGGGAGCGGCCTCGGCGTGCTCGCGGGGCACAGGATGCCCGAACGCACCCGCCGGGTCGTCACCGACGGGCTGGGGCTCGTCACGCTCCTGATCGCCGGCAGCGCGATGGTTGCCGTCGCCGATCCCGCGCTCGAGGCGGCGGTCGGCACGGCGGCACCGATGCTGATCGTGCTCTTCAGCGTGCTGCTGGGCGGCATCGCGGGTTCGCTGCTGCGGCTCGAGGAGCGTCTGGAGGGCCTCGGGGACCGGCTGCGGCGCCGCCTCGGCGGCTCCGACGACCGCTTCACCGAGGGTTTCGTCGTCGCCAGCCTGGTCTTCTGCGTCGGGCCGCTGACCGTGCTCGGTTCGCTGTACGACGGGCTGGGCCTCGGCGCCGACGCGCTCTACCTGAAGGCCGTGCTCGACGGCTTCGCCGCGATCGCCTTCGCGGCAGCGTTCGGCTGGGGCGTGGCGGTCTCGGCCCTGTCGGTGGGCACCGTCCAGGGGTCGCTCACCCTGCTGGGGCTGGTGATCGGCAACGTGCTCTCCGAGGCGGCCATCGCCGCCCTGACGGCCACCGGCGGGGTGCTGCTGGTCGGGGTCGCGCTGCGCCTGCTGGACATTCGCCGCATTTCGGTCGTCGATCTGCTTCCCGCGTTCGTTCTCGCCCCGATCGTTAGCGAGTTTGTCGCGTGGCTGCATTGA